CACTGGCGGGATTAGTACCATGTGCTGATGAAGGTATCAGGGTTACATCGCGGTGTGTCTCTCCTCTGCTTTCATGGTATGCCCTTATCACCATAAGACCTGCATATTCGCCCTGGGCACCACTATTAGGCTGTAAAGATACCGCCGCAAAGCCTGTGATTTCGCTCAGCCAATTGCTAAGGTCTTTGAACATCTCATGATACCCGCCTGCCTGATCTTCAGGGGCAAACGGGTGTATGCTCCCAAACTCCGGCCAGGTAACAGGGATCATCTCTGAAGTTGCATTCAGTTTCATGGTGCATGAACCCAGCGAGATCATTGAGTGTACCAGCGAAAGGTCTTTATTTTCTAATTTCTTAATATACCTCAACATTTCATGCTCTGAGTGGTGAATGTTGAAAATAGGGTGCGTCAGATATTCAGATTGTCTTTGCAGCCCCGAAGACCATTTAATTTCAAGGTTTTCTCCTTCTTTCTCAAGATCAAAAGATAATGTTTTCGAGGTAGCTCCGGCAAAGACTTCCAGTATATCTGCTATATCACGTACTCTTGTTGTTTCGTCAAGTGATATACCTACAGATCCATCTTCGAAGTACCTGAAGTTCATTTCTTTCCGGAGGGCAAGCTCCCTGAGTTTTGACGTATCCCCTACATTGATCTTTAATGTATCAAAATAGTTTTCATTCATTTGCTTGTATCCCAGGCTATCCAGGCCTTTGTCCAATAACTGGGCAAGTCCGTGAATTCTACCTGCAATATTCTTGAGTCCCTTCGGTCCATGGTAAACAGCAAACATACCGGACATTACAGCTAAGAGCACCTGTGCTGTACAGATGTTAGATGTTGCTTTTTCTCTTCTGATGTGCTGTTCCCTGGTTTGTAGCGCCATTCGATAGCCGCTGTTACCCTGTGCATCGAGTGATGCCCCTATAATTCTTCCTGGTATTTGCCTTTTAAAGGCATCCTGGGTAGCAAAGAAAGCTGCGTGAGGCCCACCATAGCCCATGGGCACCCCAAAACGCTGACTGGTACCGACTACTACATCAGCCCCCATCTCTCCCGGAGACTTAACGAGAAGTAAGCTCATCAAATCTGCTGCCATGGCAACATATACGTCATTTTCCTTGGCTTTTGCTATAAAATCGGAATAGTCACGGATAGAGCCATCATTATTTGGATTCTGAACCAGAATGCCATAAAGTTCGGGGTCTGTAAGATCTACTTTATCAAGGTCACCTATTACAAGGTCAATACCTATTGGTAACGACCGTGTTTTTAAGACATCAATAGTTTGAGGAAATGTATTTTGATCAACAAAGAACCTGGAAGCATTCTTTTTGCCGCTCTTTCTTGCACCAGCGAGCATCGCCATCGCCTCTGCGGCCGCCGTACCTTCATCCAATAGTGAGGCATTGGCTATTTCCATACCGGTAAGGTCAATCACCATCGTCTGGAAATTAATCAAAGCCTCTAACCTGCCCTGTGCAATCTCCGCCTGGTATGGTGTATAGGCTGTGTACCATCCGGGATTCTCCATTATATTTCTTAAAATAACTCCCGGAACTACACAATTGTAGTATCCTGTGCCAATATAAGACCTGAATATCTTATTCTTTTGCGCCAGTTTTTTAAAATCATTAAGAAACTTGTACTCTGTTTTGGCAACAGGTAAATTAAGCTCTTTTTTTAGCTGAATCGACTTCGGAATAGTTTGATCAATTAGCTCATCCAGAGATCCCGCATTTATAGCTTTTAACATCTCCTGAATCTGCTGCTCATCCGGCCCGTTATGCCGAGTGTCAAACCGCTCCAAGTTATTGACATTTAGTTTCATGAATGGTAAAATAAGTTCCTTTAAGTATGTTCTAACAGCCCCAGTTTGGGGGTACAAATGTAGGATATATTTAGGACAAAAGCTGATGTAGCAAACAATTAAAACGGGTGATTGCAATCGTTAGCAGCTATACTTTACCGCTCATAACAAATTTAAATGTAATGGCTTCTGCGGTATACATTTTGATTATTTTTGAAGATGTATAAACATAAATTTTTTACATACTTATGAAAAAGATTCTACCAGGTATATTCATGGCTTGTGCCTTTCTGAGTGTGAATGCTCAGACGGACACAAAAGCTCAAAAATATGCCGAGACAATTACCAAAGATGACCTCTACGATTATCTTTCTATACTCGCCTCAGATGCGCTTGAAGGCCGTGAAACGGGCGAAAGAGGTCAAAAAATGGCTGCCGCCTTCATACGTGATCACTTTGAAGAAATAGGGCTGCAACCACCAGTTAAAGAGGGAGAAAAAATGAGCTATTACCAGCCTGTAGAGCTTTATAAAAACACTCCGGGTGAAATATATGTGAAGGTAAAAAACAACAGGTATGACAACTTTAAACAGGTGGTGTTCTACGGATCAGCCGACACGGGAAAAGAGGTTAGCACTGAAATTGTGTTTGCAGGTAACGGCACTCCTTCAGACTACGAACAGGTAGATGTAAAAGATAAGGCAGTATTGGTATTGGTTAATAACATACAGGCATCTCAGGGAGCAATAGAAGCGGCTACCAAAAACGGCGCCACAACCGTATTTATAGCCAGCGCTACTACTGATGAAGAGTTTGCCGGATTGGCCAGTCAATTTAAAGGCTGGTTATCAGGAGGTAGTTTGACCCTTGAAAAACCAAAGAACGATGGCATGGGTTCGGGTGTGTTCTTTGTATCCCCCACCGTAATAAACGATATTTTTAACACCCCTTTGTCAAAGCTTAAAGAAATAGCTGAAAACCCTGATAAGCTAAAGAAAGTAAAAACCTCAAAAGCCGCTTTCAAAACTGAACAAAAAACTGAAATGGTCAACACTGAAAATGTGTTGGGATATCTGGAGGGGACGGATAAAAAAGATGAGTTGGTCGTAATAACGGCTCACTATGACCATATAGGGCGTCAGGGAGACAAGATCAACAACGGGGCAGACGATGATGGATCTGGTACTTCCGCCGTAATGGAGTTAGCTGAAGCGTTTGTGAAAGCAAAAGAAGAGGGCAATGGCCCCAGGAGAAGCATGTTGTTCATGTTGGTAACCGGAGAGGAGAAAGGTCTTCTAGGCTCCGCGTACTATGCCGCTCATCCCGTGTTCCCGCTAGAAAACACAATTGTTGATTTAAACATTGATATGATCGGCCGCATAGACCCTGAACATAAGGATAACCCTAATTATGTTTATCTTGTGGGTTCCAATCGTCTATCTACAGAGCTCCATGAAATCAGCGAAAAGGTAAACGAAACTTATACTCAGTTCGATTTGGACTACACTTATAATGACGAGAATCATCCTGATCGTATTTACTACCGTTCTGATCACTGGAATTTTGCAAAAAACAATGTGCCTATCATTTTCTATTTTAACGGTGTGCACGAGGATTATCATCAACCTTCAGACACCATAGATAAGATAAACTTTGAGATGTTAACAAA
This region of Fulvivirga ulvae genomic DNA includes:
- the gcvP gene encoding aminomethyl-transferring glycine dehydrogenase is translated as MKLNVNNLERFDTRHNGPDEQQIQEMLKAINAGSLDELIDQTIPKSIQLKKELNLPVAKTEYKFLNDFKKLAQKNKIFRSYIGTGYYNCVVPGVILRNIMENPGWYTAYTPYQAEIAQGRLEALINFQTMVIDLTGMEIANASLLDEGTAAAEAMAMLAGARKSGKKNASRFFVDQNTFPQTIDVLKTRSLPIGIDLVIGDLDKVDLTDPELYGILVQNPNNDGSIRDYSDFIAKAKENDVYVAMAADLMSLLLVKSPGEMGADVVVGTSQRFGVPMGYGGPHAAFFATQDAFKRQIPGRIIGASLDAQGNSGYRMALQTREQHIRREKATSNICTAQVLLAVMSGMFAVYHGPKGLKNIAGRIHGLAQLLDKGLDSLGYKQMNENYFDTLKINVGDTSKLRELALRKEMNFRYFEDGSVGISLDETTRVRDIADILEVFAGATSKTLSFDLEKEGENLEIKWSSGLQRQSEYLTHPIFNIHHSEHEMLRYIKKLENKDLSLVHSMISLGSCTMKLNATSEMIPVTWPEFGSIHPFAPEDQAGGYHEMFKDLSNWLSEITGFAAVSLQPNSGAQGEYAGLMVIRAYHESRGETHRDVTLIPSSAHGTNPASAVMAGMKVVIVKCDEKGNIDVDDLRAKAQENKDNLSALMVTYPSTHGVFEESIIEICDIIHQNGGQVYMDGANMNAQVGLTSPANIGADVCHLNLHKTFCIPHGGGGPGMGPIGVAEQLVPFLPGNPLVKTGGDNAITAVSAAPWGSASILTISYAYIAMMGRMGLKSATQLAILNANYIKERLTEHYPVLYIGKNGRCAHEMIVDCRGFKKAGIEVEDIAKRLMDYGFHAPTVSFPVAGTLMIEPTESEAKEELDRFCEAMIEIRKEIKEVEDGIADRENNVLKNAPHTASVIINDDWDRPYSREKAAYPLNYIRDDKFWPAVGRVDNAYGDRNLVCSCLPLEEYENDTEAVEA
- a CDS encoding M28 family peptidase — translated: MKKILPGIFMACAFLSVNAQTDTKAQKYAETITKDDLYDYLSILASDALEGRETGERGQKMAAAFIRDHFEEIGLQPPVKEGEKMSYYQPVELYKNTPGEIYVKVKNNRYDNFKQVVFYGSADTGKEVSTEIVFAGNGTPSDYEQVDVKDKAVLVLVNNIQASQGAIEAATKNGATTVFIASATTDEEFAGLASQFKGWLSGGSLTLEKPKNDGMGSGVFFVSPTVINDIFNTPLSKLKEIAENPDKLKKVKTSKAAFKTEQKTEMVNTENVLGYLEGTDKKDELVVITAHYDHIGRQGDKINNGADDDGSGTSAVMELAEAFVKAKEEGNGPRRSMLFMLVTGEEKGLLGSAYYAAHPVFPLENTIVDLNIDMIGRIDPEHKDNPNYVYLVGSNRLSTELHEISEKVNETYTQFDLDYTYNDENHPDRIYYRSDHWNFAKNNVPIIFYFNGVHEDYHQPSDTIDKINFEMLTKRSKLVYYTAWVLANRSERPVVDKLQNQNLKKD